A genomic region of Clavibacter michiganensis subsp. insidiosus contains the following coding sequences:
- the hxlB gene encoding 6-phospho-3-hexuloisomerase: MTNTTHPRPTGDAPVDVAAAITLISDENARVARALTDPDLAQRLDEAARVIRDGRRVFALGAGRSGLALRMTAMRFMHLGLDAHVVGEATSPAIEEGDVLLVASGSGTTAGIVSAAQTAHDVGARIVALTTADDSPLADLADVTVLIPAAAKQDHGGTVSAQYAGGLFELSVALVGDAVFHALWQASGLSADELWPRHANLE; encoded by the coding sequence GTGACGAACACGACGCACCCCCGCCCGACCGGCGACGCCCCCGTCGACGTCGCCGCCGCGATCACCCTGATCTCCGACGAGAACGCCCGCGTCGCCCGCGCCCTCACGGACCCGGATCTCGCGCAGCGCCTCGACGAGGCCGCCCGCGTGATCCGCGACGGCCGCCGCGTCTTCGCCCTCGGCGCCGGCCGCTCCGGCCTCGCGCTCCGCATGACCGCCATGCGGTTCATGCACCTGGGGCTCGACGCGCACGTGGTCGGCGAGGCCACGTCGCCCGCGATCGAGGAGGGCGACGTCCTCCTGGTCGCGAGCGGATCCGGCACCACCGCCGGCATCGTCAGCGCCGCGCAGACGGCGCACGACGTCGGGGCCCGCATCGTGGCCCTGACGACGGCCGACGACTCGCCGCTCGCCGACCTCGCGGACGTCACCGTGCTGATCCCCGCGGCCGCCAAGCAGGACCACGGCGGCACGGTCTCGGCGCAGTACGCGGGCGGGCTCTTCGAGCTCTCCGTCGCGCTCGTCGGCGACGCCGTGTTCCACGCGCTGTGGCAGGCGTCCGGCCTCTCAGCCGACGAGCTGTGGCCGCGTCACGCCAACCTCGAGTGA
- a CDS encoding GNAT family N-acetyltransferase, giving the protein MLEEEYQRRRRLPAHLRKPAPPLPVFSYEIRSATASDLPDVREVYNHYVMNSTVTFDETRMTLARWRGRFSQLERMGMPFLVAVSPSGQVLGYALVEPVGNRRSSRTTVEDSIYLGAASTGKGLGRALLVALIGACREAGIREVIAVIADQGADASIRLHASLGFTESGRMGRVGWKFGRWLGTVTMQLTLKPTERPGLWARTMRRATPGAAAPRPTTPAPAPAAPPSR; this is encoded by the coding sequence ATGCTCGAGGAGGAATACCAGCGGAGGCGCCGCCTGCCCGCCCACCTCCGGAAGCCCGCGCCGCCGCTGCCCGTCTTCTCCTACGAGATCCGGTCGGCCACGGCCTCCGACCTCCCGGACGTCCGCGAGGTCTACAACCACTACGTGATGAACAGCACCGTCACCTTCGACGAGACGCGCATGACGCTCGCCCGGTGGCGCGGACGCTTCAGCCAGCTCGAGCGCATGGGCATGCCGTTCCTCGTCGCGGTCTCGCCGTCGGGGCAGGTGCTCGGCTACGCGCTCGTCGAGCCGGTCGGCAACCGCCGGTCGTCGCGGACGACCGTGGAGGACTCGATCTACCTCGGCGCGGCATCCACGGGCAAGGGCCTCGGGCGCGCGCTCCTGGTGGCGCTCATCGGCGCGTGCCGGGAGGCCGGGATCCGCGAGGTCATCGCGGTCATCGCCGACCAGGGCGCGGACGCCTCCATCCGGCTGCACGCGTCGCTCGGCTTCACGGAGAGCGGGCGGATGGGCCGCGTGGGCTGGAAGTTCGGGCGCTGGCTCGGCACCGTCACGATGCAGCTGACGCTCAAGCCGACGGAGCGGCCGGGCCTGTGGGCGCGGACCATGCGGCGAGCGACGCCTGGCGCTGCCGCTCCCCGTCCCACCACGCCCGCTCCCGCTCCCGCCGCTCCTCCTTCGCGGTGA
- the hxlA gene encoding 3-hexulose-6-phosphate synthase, protein MKLQVAMDVLTTKDALELAGKAAPHVDIIELGTPLIKAEGLSAITAIKEAHPDKIVFADLKTMDAGELEADIAFSAGADLVTVLGVAGDSTIAGAVKAAKKHGKGIVVDLIGVPDKATRAKEVTELGAEFVEMHAGLDEQAEDGYTFGDLLEAGKASGVAFSVAGGVKPGTIGDVQDAGAVVAVAGGAIYSADDPAAAAAELRAAIR, encoded by the coding sequence ATGAAGCTCCAGGTAGCCATGGACGTGCTCACGACGAAGGACGCTCTCGAGCTGGCCGGCAAGGCCGCGCCGCACGTCGACATCATCGAGCTGGGCACCCCGCTCATCAAGGCCGAGGGCCTCTCCGCGATCACCGCGATCAAGGAGGCGCACCCCGACAAGATCGTCTTCGCCGACCTGAAGACGATGGACGCCGGCGAGCTCGAGGCCGACATCGCGTTCTCCGCGGGCGCCGACCTCGTCACCGTCCTCGGCGTCGCAGGCGACAGCACCATCGCGGGCGCCGTCAAGGCTGCGAAGAAGCACGGCAAGGGCATCGTCGTGGACCTCATCGGCGTCCCCGACAAGGCCACGCGCGCGAAGGAGGTCACCGAGCTCGGTGCCGAGTTCGTGGAGATGCACGCGGGCCTCGACGAGCAGGCGGAGGACGGCTACACGTTCGGCGACCTGCTCGAGGCCGGCAAGGCCTCCGGCGTCGCGTTCTCCGTCGCGGGCGGCGTGAAGCCCGGCACCATCGGCGACGTGCAGGACGCGGGCGCCGTGGTCGCCGTCGCGGGCGGCGCGATCTACTCGGCCGACGACCCGGCCGCGGCCGCCGCCGAGCTGCGGGCCGCCATTCGCTGA
- a CDS encoding MBL fold metallo-hydrolase, with protein sequence MRLTKLEHAALVLELSGRKLFIDPGSFTTPITQAMNADAIVITHEHADHWTPEQLKRILDKNEGVPIYAPEGVAAAATDFDVTVVHAGDVIEAGPFTLRFFGGTHAVIHESIPEVDNLGVLVNDTLYYAGDSFVVPEGVEVDLLAVPAGAPWMKISESIDYVLAVKPRRAFPTHEMVLSTAGKGMSNGRLQWATEQGGGEFHALEPGDSIDL encoded by the coding sequence ATGCGATTGACGAAGCTCGAGCACGCCGCCCTGGTCCTGGAACTCTCGGGGCGCAAGCTCTTCATCGACCCGGGCTCCTTCACCACCCCCATCACGCAGGCGATGAACGCCGACGCCATCGTCATCACCCACGAGCACGCGGACCACTGGACGCCGGAGCAGCTCAAGCGGATCCTCGACAAGAACGAGGGCGTGCCCATCTACGCCCCCGAGGGCGTCGCGGCCGCCGCGACCGACTTCGACGTCACCGTCGTGCACGCGGGCGACGTCATCGAGGCCGGCCCCTTCACGCTGCGCTTCTTCGGCGGCACGCACGCCGTCATCCACGAGTCGATCCCCGAGGTCGACAACCTCGGCGTCCTCGTGAACGACACGCTCTACTACGCGGGCGACTCGTTCGTCGTGCCGGAGGGCGTCGAGGTCGACCTGCTCGCGGTCCCCGCGGGCGCGCCGTGGATGAAGATCAGCGAGTCCATCGACTACGTGCTCGCCGTGAAGCCCCGCCGCGCGTTCCCCACGCACGAGATGGTGCTGTCCACCGCGGGCAAGGGCATGTCGAACGGGCGCCTGCAGTGGGCGACCGAGCAGGGCGGCGGCGAGTTCCACGCCCTCGAGCCCGGCGATAGCATCGACCTCTAG
- a CDS encoding Type 1 glutamine amidotransferase-like domain-containing protein — MSVHLVGGGLSDDDTPLLARFLSEATTRATAAARLEPARIAVVLVHDGLGAEWFDQYAAALRAAGASEPVAVLAPEGGSIEVAQLQDVDGIVVGGGLTPAYRQALEPVFGEIRRQVTAGVPYLGFSAGAAVAAETAIVGGWRIGDVEVVQESASEDLDEVTVEQGIGLIDVAVDVHAAQWGTLTRLIAATEAGLVEGGVAIDEGTVLIVGEGQLVVEGRGSVWSVIGSETGVTVSSAGAS, encoded by the coding sequence GTGAGTGTGCACCTGGTCGGAGGCGGCCTGTCGGATGACGACACCCCCCTCCTCGCGCGGTTCCTGTCCGAGGCGACGACGAGGGCGACCGCTGCCGCCCGGTTGGAGCCGGCTCGCATCGCCGTGGTCCTCGTCCACGACGGCCTGGGCGCCGAGTGGTTCGACCAGTACGCCGCCGCGCTCCGTGCCGCGGGCGCCTCCGAGCCCGTCGCGGTGCTCGCGCCCGAGGGCGGATCCATCGAGGTCGCGCAGCTGCAGGACGTCGACGGCATCGTCGTCGGCGGCGGGTTGACCCCCGCGTACCGCCAGGCGCTCGAGCCGGTCTTCGGCGAGATCCGCCGCCAGGTCACCGCCGGGGTCCCGTACCTCGGCTTCTCCGCGGGCGCCGCGGTCGCCGCCGAGACCGCGATCGTCGGCGGCTGGCGCATCGGCGACGTCGAGGTCGTGCAGGAGTCCGCGAGCGAGGACCTCGATGAGGTCACCGTGGAGCAGGGCATCGGCCTCATCGACGTCGCGGTCGACGTGCACGCCGCCCAGTGGGGCACCCTCACCCGGCTCATCGCCGCGACCGAGGCGGGGCTCGTCGAGGGCGGCGTCGCCATCGACGAGGGCACCGTGCTCATCGTGGGCGAGGGCCAGCTGGTCGTCGAGGGGCGCGGCAGCGTCTGGTCCGTCATCGGCTCGGAGACCGGCGTCACCGTCAGCTCCGCCGGCGCGTCCTGA
- a CDS encoding aldo/keto reductase family protein: MEFRYLGNSGFKISEITYGNWLTHGSQVENDTATACVKAALEAGITTFDTADVYANTKAETVLGEALKGERRASIEIFTKVFGPTGPKGHNDVGLSRKHIMDSVDASLTRLQTDYIDLYQAHRFDYETPLEETMQAFADVVRQGKALYIGVSEWTSEQLRAGHALADQLGFQLISNQPQYSALWRVIEEEVVPTSKELGISQIVWSPIAQGVLTGKYKPGQELPSGSRATDDKGGADMIKRYMNDDTLSRVQDLQPVADELGLSLAQLAVAWVLQNENVASAIIGASRPEQVHENVRASGVKIPAELLTRIDDALGDIVEKDPRTTEASSPKTREA, translated from the coding sequence ATGGAATTCAGATACCTCGGCAACTCCGGCTTCAAGATCTCCGAGATCACCTACGGCAACTGGCTCACCCACGGATCGCAGGTCGAGAACGACACCGCGACCGCGTGCGTGAAGGCCGCGCTCGAGGCGGGGATCACCACGTTCGACACCGCGGACGTCTACGCCAACACCAAGGCGGAGACCGTGCTCGGCGAGGCGCTCAAGGGCGAGCGGCGCGCCTCGATCGAGATCTTCACCAAGGTCTTCGGCCCCACCGGACCCAAGGGCCACAACGACGTGGGGCTCTCGCGGAAGCACATCATGGACTCGGTCGACGCGTCGCTCACGCGCCTCCAGACCGACTACATCGACCTGTACCAGGCGCACCGGTTCGACTACGAGACGCCCCTCGAGGAGACGATGCAGGCGTTCGCCGACGTCGTCCGCCAGGGCAAGGCCCTTTACATCGGCGTGAGCGAGTGGACGAGCGAGCAGCTGCGCGCCGGCCACGCGCTGGCCGACCAGCTCGGCTTCCAGCTCATCTCGAACCAGCCGCAGTACTCGGCCCTCTGGCGCGTCATCGAGGAGGAGGTCGTGCCCACCTCGAAGGAGCTCGGCATCTCGCAGATCGTGTGGTCCCCCATCGCGCAGGGTGTGCTGACGGGCAAGTACAAGCCCGGCCAGGAGCTGCCGTCCGGATCCCGCGCGACCGACGACAAGGGCGGCGCGGACATGATCAAGCGCTACATGAACGACGACACGCTCTCCCGCGTGCAGGACCTCCAGCCCGTCGCCGACGAGCTCGGCCTGTCCCTCGCGCAGCTCGCCGTCGCGTGGGTGCTGCAGAACGAGAACGTGGCGTCCGCGATCATCGGCGCGTCCCGTCCCGAGCAGGTGCACGAGAACGTCAGGGCGTCCGGCGTGAAGATCCCCGCGGAGCTCCTTACCCGCATCGACGACGCCCTCGGCGACATCGTCGAGAAGGACCCGCGCACGACCGAGGCCAGCTCGCCGAAGACCCGCGAGGCCTGA
- a CDS encoding CPBP family intramembrane glutamic endopeptidase produces MSAQEPTPPDPAPSSWSPVAPPVAPPVDPGAPPAAGMPDPIPPELPPLPERPPVPYHHGLRDTGGPWRGILALVLGVVAFFVLSLVFGIVGFGIDFLTGRLDPTDESSLETMTPVIMLATNLSLAALIPVSMLLQRWLFGVRMGAMSSIAGRFRWRWLGRVALVMVPVFVVYIGVTFALDPSGEIRVDGEVVAFLVIILLTTPLQSAGEEYGFRGLVQRSVGSWFRSTRVALVVGALVSSSLFALAHLAEDPWLIAYYFVFGISATISARMTGGLEAPVLIHALNNTLLFLPTALLGQMSESLDRSAGTGGPFMLLPMVVVLGSALLTGWWARRHRLQTVAPRPLTAKEERRERERAWWDGERQRQASLAAWSAPTGPAAPSA; encoded by the coding sequence ATGAGCGCACAGGAGCCGACCCCGCCCGATCCCGCCCCCAGCTCCTGGTCCCCGGTCGCGCCGCCCGTCGCGCCGCCCGTCGACCCCGGCGCTCCCCCGGCGGCCGGCATGCCCGACCCGATCCCGCCCGAGCTCCCGCCGCTCCCCGAGCGCCCGCCCGTCCCGTACCACCACGGCCTCCGCGACACGGGCGGCCCCTGGCGCGGGATCCTCGCGCTCGTGCTCGGCGTCGTCGCGTTCTTCGTCCTGTCGCTCGTGTTCGGCATCGTCGGCTTCGGGATCGACTTCCTCACCGGCCGCCTCGACCCGACGGACGAGTCGTCGCTCGAGACGATGACCCCCGTGATCATGCTCGCCACGAACCTGTCGCTGGCCGCCCTGATCCCCGTCTCCATGCTCCTGCAGCGCTGGCTCTTCGGCGTGCGGATGGGCGCGATGTCCTCCATCGCGGGCCGGTTCCGCTGGCGCTGGCTGGGCCGCGTCGCGCTCGTGATGGTGCCCGTCTTCGTCGTCTACATCGGCGTCACGTTCGCGCTCGACCCCTCCGGCGAGATCCGCGTCGACGGCGAGGTGGTCGCGTTCCTCGTCATCATCCTGCTCACGACCCCGCTGCAGTCCGCCGGCGAGGAGTACGGGTTCCGCGGTCTCGTCCAGCGCTCGGTCGGATCCTGGTTCCGGAGCACCCGGGTCGCCCTCGTGGTCGGGGCGCTGGTCTCCAGCTCCCTCTTCGCGCTCGCCCACCTCGCGGAGGACCCGTGGCTCATCGCCTACTACTTCGTGTTCGGCATCTCGGCGACCATCTCGGCCCGCATGACCGGCGGCCTCGAGGCGCCCGTGCTGATCCACGCGCTCAACAACACGCTGCTGTTCCTCCCCACGGCGCTCCTGGGCCAGATGTCCGAGAGCCTCGACCGCAGCGCGGGCACCGGCGGCCCGTTCATGCTGCTGCCGATGGTCGTGGTGCTGGGATCCGCGCTCCTCACCGGCTGGTGGGCGCGCCGTCATCGCCTCCAGACGGTCGCGCCCCGGCCGCTCACCGCGAAGGAGGAGCGGCGGGAGCGGGAGCGGGCGTGGTGGGACGGGGAGCGGCAGCGCCAGGCGTCGCTCGCCGCATGGTCCGCGCCCACAGGCCCGGCCGCTCCGTCGGCTTGA
- a CDS encoding NAD-dependent epimerase/dehydratase family protein: MSCADAGVSVAPRDVLVLGGTAWIGRLVAERLAARGDRVTCLARGTGGSAPELTRFVAVDRDRPDAYAAVAGADWDEVVDLTSSAQHAREAVAALADRARHWTLVSTVSVYASFARPGEDETAPLVDPVDLEEYGQAKVAAERAVTAALAGRRMIVRPGLITGPGDDSDRFGYWAARFALAGDGPVLVPDTTGRRSQVIDARDLADLVVEAGVRGLDGVVDAVGESVPLADALDLAAEAAGSTGERVVATDEQLAEADVLHWAGPRSLPLWLPGEAAGMLARSDAAIRALGVPRRPLAETMRDVLADERERGLDRPRASGLTRDEELEVLATLG, encoded by the coding sequence GTGAGCTGCGCGGACGCGGGCGTCTCGGTGGCCCCGCGGGACGTGCTCGTGCTCGGCGGCACCGCGTGGATCGGCCGGCTCGTCGCGGAGCGGCTGGCGGCGCGCGGCGACCGGGTGACGTGCCTCGCGCGCGGCACCGGCGGATCCGCACCCGAGCTCACGCGGTTCGTCGCGGTCGACCGCGACCGGCCCGACGCGTACGCGGCCGTCGCCGGCGCGGACTGGGACGAGGTCGTCGACCTCACCTCCTCGGCGCAGCACGCGCGCGAGGCCGTGGCGGCGCTCGCCGACCGGGCCCGGCACTGGACGCTCGTCAGCACCGTGTCGGTGTACGCGTCGTTCGCGCGTCCGGGCGAGGACGAGACGGCGCCGCTCGTGGACCCCGTCGACCTCGAGGAGTACGGCCAGGCGAAGGTCGCGGCCGAGCGCGCGGTGACCGCGGCGCTCGCCGGACGGCGCATGATCGTGCGCCCCGGCCTCATCACCGGACCCGGCGACGACAGCGACCGGTTCGGGTACTGGGCCGCCCGGTTCGCGCTCGCGGGCGACGGACCCGTGCTCGTGCCGGACACGACCGGACGCCGTTCGCAGGTGATCGACGCGCGCGACCTCGCCGACCTCGTCGTCGAGGCCGGGGTGCGCGGGCTCGACGGCGTGGTCGACGCGGTGGGCGAGAGCGTCCCGCTGGCGGACGCGCTGGACCTCGCGGCCGAGGCGGCGGGATCCACCGGGGAGCGGGTGGTGGCGACGGACGAGCAGCTCGCGGAGGCCGACGTGCTGCACTGGGCGGGACCGCGCTCGCTGCCGCTGTGGCTGCCGGGCGAGGCGGCCGGGATGCTCGCCCGGAGCGACGCGGCCATCCGCGCGCTCGGCGTCCCGCGCCGCCCGCTCGCCGAGACGATGCGGGACGTGCTCGCCGACGAGCGCGAGCGCGGGCTCGACCGGCCGCGCGCATCCGGCCTCACGCGCGACGAGGAGCTCGAGGTCCTGGCGACGCTCGGCTGA
- a CDS encoding uracil-DNA glycosylase yields the protein MALTLPELVERGLMDAGWADVLAPVADDIARMGEWLRAEVAAGRPYLPLGDRVLRAFQQPLADVRVLIVGQDPYPTPGHPVGLSFSVEPDVRPVPRSLVNIHRELRDDLGIPTPEHGDLTAWTRSGVLLLNRVLTVRPGAPASHRGKGWEAVTECAIRGLAARGGPLVAILWGKDAGSLAPMLAPVPPITSVHPSPLSASRGFFGSKPFSRADALLAEQGADPVDWRL from the coding sequence GTGGCGCTGACCCTGCCGGAGCTCGTCGAGCGCGGCCTCATGGACGCCGGCTGGGCCGACGTGCTCGCGCCCGTCGCCGACGACATCGCGCGGATGGGGGAGTGGCTGCGGGCCGAGGTCGCCGCCGGCCGCCCCTACCTCCCCTTGGGCGACCGCGTGCTGCGGGCGTTCCAGCAGCCGCTGGCCGACGTGCGCGTGCTCATCGTCGGGCAGGATCCGTACCCCACGCCCGGCCACCCCGTCGGCCTGTCGTTCTCGGTCGAGCCCGACGTACGGCCCGTGCCGCGGAGCCTCGTCAACATCCACCGCGAGCTGCGCGACGACCTCGGGATCCCGACCCCCGAGCACGGCGACCTCACCGCGTGGACCCGCAGCGGCGTGCTGCTGCTCAACCGCGTGCTCACGGTGCGGCCGGGTGCTCCCGCGTCGCACCGCGGGAAGGGCTGGGAGGCCGTGACGGAATGCGCGATCCGCGGGCTGGCGGCGCGCGGCGGCCCGCTCGTCGCGATCCTGTGGGGCAAGGACGCGGGATCGCTCGCGCCGATGCTGGCTCCCGTGCCCCCGATCACCTCGGTGCACCCGAGCCCGCTGTCGGCGTCGCGCGGGTTCTTCGGCTCGAAGCCGTTCAGCCGGGCGGACGCGCTCCTCGCCGAGCAGGGCGCGGATCCGGTCGACTGGCGGCTCTGA
- a CDS encoding TerC family protein, with amino-acid sequence MDVPFWLWAATIAAVLGLLVFDFFAHVRKAHEPTLKESATWSVVYIVIALVFGVGVGVFSNWTFGGEYFAGYVTEKALSVDNLFVFLIIMSSFAVPRAFQQKVLLVGIAIALVMRGIFIAMGSAIIDNFSWVFYLFGALLLVMAYKQMKETHDEDESDSKLIRVLRRFIPTSDHYDGDKLTTRVDGKKLFTPMFLVMLAIGLTDVLFALDSIPAIFGLTQEAYIVFTANAFALLGLRQLYFLISGLLERLVYLSQGLAVILGFIAVKLVLHAMHVNEVPFINGGEPMLWAPEIPIWFSLSFILLTITVATVASLAKTKRDGSAVEGTDQAASVEGENAPADADDDAARGSGRSVDADADAPRR; translated from the coding sequence ATGGATGTCCCCTTCTGGCTCTGGGCCGCGACCATCGCGGCCGTCCTGGGCCTGCTCGTCTTCGACTTCTTCGCGCACGTGCGGAAGGCGCACGAGCCGACGCTGAAGGAGTCCGCCACCTGGTCGGTCGTCTACATCGTCATCGCGCTCGTCTTCGGCGTGGGCGTCGGCGTCTTCTCGAACTGGACCTTCGGCGGCGAGTACTTCGCCGGCTACGTGACGGAGAAGGCGCTGAGCGTCGACAACCTCTTCGTCTTCCTCATCATCATGTCGAGCTTCGCCGTGCCGCGGGCCTTCCAGCAGAAGGTGCTCCTCGTGGGCATCGCGATAGCCCTCGTGATGCGCGGCATCTTCATCGCGATGGGCTCCGCGATCATCGACAACTTCTCCTGGGTCTTCTACCTCTTCGGCGCCCTGCTCCTCGTGATGGCCTACAAGCAGATGAAGGAGACGCACGACGAGGACGAGTCCGACTCGAAGCTCATCCGCGTGCTCCGCCGCTTCATCCCCACCTCGGACCACTACGACGGCGACAAGCTGACGACCCGCGTCGACGGCAAGAAGCTCTTCACCCCGATGTTCCTGGTGATGCTCGCCATCGGCCTCACCGACGTGCTGTTCGCGCTCGACTCCATCCCCGCGATCTTCGGCCTGACGCAGGAGGCGTACATCGTCTTCACCGCCAACGCCTTCGCGCTGCTCGGCCTGCGCCAGCTGTACTTCCTGATCTCGGGTCTCCTCGAGCGCCTCGTCTACCTCTCGCAGGGCCTCGCGGTGATCCTCGGCTTCATCGCCGTGAAGCTCGTGCTGCACGCGATGCACGTCAACGAGGTGCCCTTCATCAACGGCGGCGAGCCGATGCTCTGGGCCCCCGAGATCCCGATCTGGTTCTCGCTGTCGTTCATCCTCCTCACCATCACGGTGGCGACCGTCGCGAGCCTCGCGAAGACGAAGCGCGACGGCAGCGCGGTCGAGGGAACCGACCAGGCGGCCTCCGTCGAGGGCGAGAACGCCCCGGCCGACGCGGACGACGACGCGGCCCGCGGCTCCGGCCGCAGCGTGGACGCCGACGCGGACGCCCCGCGCCGCTAG